The proteins below are encoded in one region of Amorphus orientalis:
- a CDS encoding adenylate/guanylate cyclase domain-containing protein — translation MSDSRTLTDKPARRSLLARPFAALFRRLGTPSVSTAPLPARVRKLVVAEEVRSERLIGWVQLAVVVTFASLYVVAPRPADAGMAVLEPVPIALSIYLAFTLLRIALAWRIQLPGWFLFLSMVVDTAMLFGLIWSFHLQYGQPPAFYLKIPTFAYIFVFIALRALRFDPRFVVTQGVIAALGWLALVVYALETSAPGTVTRSFTTYLSENAILIGAEFDKIFVILTVTAILALALARARATLITAIRESSATRDMRRFLSEGVADVITSAEAELTAGHATERDAAILMLDIRGFTPFATSVSPHKVVEALTLYHGLVVPIIERRGGVIDKFLGDGVMATFGAVAPSDTAAADAVSALEEILESIGRWHAMLAEHGIEEALKVNGAVSAGRIVFATLGNDERLEYTVIGEPANLAAKLEKHNKAEGSLGLVDADSYALARAQGHEPKRAVRSLTDRAIEGTIGRTDLIAFDA, via the coding sequence ATGAGCGACAGCCGGACCCTGACGGACAAGCCCGCCCGGCGGTCGCTTCTCGCGCGTCCGTTCGCCGCCCTGTTCCGCCGCCTGGGCACGCCGTCGGTCAGCACGGCGCCCCTGCCCGCCCGGGTCCGCAAGCTGGTGGTGGCCGAGGAGGTCCGCTCGGAACGGCTGATCGGCTGGGTCCAGCTGGCGGTGGTCGTCACCTTCGCCAGCCTCTACGTGGTCGCGCCGCGCCCGGCCGATGCCGGCATGGCGGTGCTGGAGCCGGTGCCGATCGCGCTGTCGATCTATCTCGCCTTCACCCTGCTCCGGATCGCGCTGGCCTGGCGGATCCAGCTTCCCGGCTGGTTCCTGTTCCTGTCGATGGTGGTCGACACCGCGATGCTGTTCGGCCTGATCTGGTCGTTCCATCTCCAGTACGGCCAGCCGCCGGCCTTTTATCTGAAGATCCCGACCTTCGCCTACATCTTCGTCTTCATCGCACTGAGGGCGCTCAGGTTCGATCCGCGCTTCGTCGTCACCCAGGGCGTGATCGCGGCACTGGGCTGGCTGGCGCTGGTGGTCTACGCACTGGAAACCTCGGCGCCGGGCACGGTGACCCGCTCCTTCACCACCTATCTGAGCGAAAACGCCATCCTGATCGGCGCGGAGTTCGACAAGATCTTCGTGATCCTGACGGTGACGGCGATCCTAGCGCTGGCGCTGGCCCGCGCCCGGGCGACGCTGATCACCGCCATCCGGGAGAGCAGCGCCACCCGCGACATGCGCCGCTTTCTCTCCGAAGGCGTCGCCGACGTGATCACCTCGGCGGAGGCGGAGCTGACCGCCGGCCACGCCACCGAGCGCGACGCGGCGATCCTGATGCTGGACATCCGCGGCTTCACCCCGTTCGCCACCTCGGTCTCGCCGCACAAGGTGGTGGAGGCCCTGACCCTTTATCACGGCCTCGTCGTGCCGATCATCGAGCGGCGCGGCGGGGTCATCGACAAGTTCCTGGGCGACGGCGTGATGGCCACCTTCGGCGCCGTCGCCCCGTCAGACACGGCGGCGGCCGACGCGGTGTCGGCCCTGGAGGAGATCCTCGAGAGCATCGGGCGCTGGCACGCAATGCTGGCCGAGCACGGGATCGAGGAGGCGCTCAAGGTCAACGGCGCCGTCTCGGCCGGCCGCATCGTGTTCGCAACCCTCGGCAACGACGAACGGCTCGAATACACCGTCATCGGCGAGCCCGCGAACCTGGCGGCCAAGCTGGAGAAGCACAACAAGGCGGAAGGCAGCCTCGGCCTCGTCGACGCCGACAGCTACGCACTGGCCCGGGCCCAGGGCCATGAGCCGAAACGGGCCGTGCGGTCACTCACCGACCGCGCGATCGAGGGCACGATCGGCCGGACGGACTTGATCGCCTTCGACGCCTGA
- a CDS encoding O-acetyl-ADP-ribose deacetylase: protein MTIIDEIAVGQGTARIVVADITTLEVDAIVNAANSRLAGGGGVDGAIHRAAGPELASACRKIGGCPTGEARLTAGFALPARHVIHAVGPVWSGGSAGEDALLASAYRESLALAAANDLRSLAFSAISTGVYGFPADRAAGIAVDTVRAWLSDRSQPQTVIFCCFSEESARHHQAALAGKRN, encoded by the coding sequence ATGACCATCATCGATGAAATCGCCGTCGGACAGGGTACCGCCCGGATCGTCGTGGCCGACATCACGACGCTGGAGGTGGACGCCATCGTGAACGCCGCAAACAGCCGGCTGGCCGGCGGCGGCGGGGTCGACGGGGCGATCCACCGCGCGGCGGGACCGGAACTCGCCAGCGCCTGCCGCAAGATCGGCGGATGCCCCACCGGCGAGGCCCGGCTGACCGCCGGCTTCGCGCTTCCGGCCCGTCACGTCATTCATGCGGTCGGACCCGTATGGTCGGGCGGCAGCGCGGGCGAGGACGCGCTCCTGGCCTCCGCCTACCGGGAATCGCTCGCGCTCGCGGCGGCGAACGATCTCAGGAGCCTGGCGTTCTCGGCGATTTCCACCGGCGTCTACGGCTTTCCCGCCGACCGCGCCGCCGGCATCGCCGTGGACACCGTGCGCGCGTGGCTGAGCGACCGCAGCCAGCCGCAAACCGTCATCTTCTGCTGTTTTTCCGAAGAAAGCGCCCGGCACCATCAGGCCGCGCTGGCCGGAAAGCGTAATTGA
- a CDS encoding glutathione S-transferase family protein translates to MGYLDNGEWISDDDPRTNDDKGAFVRRASAFRNWVTADGSPGPSGEGGFAAEPDRYHLYVSLACPWAHRALIMRRFKRLESMIDVSVVHWLMRQDGWTFKSGPGVIPDPIQNADFLREVYVAADSNYTGKVTVPVLWDKKNGTIVSNESAEIIRMFNSAFDRVGAKAGDYYPERLRGEIDSVNDRIYDTVNNGVYKSGFATSQDAYEEAVSELFKSLDWIEDILSKQRFLVGDTLTEADIRLFTTLVRFDPVYHGHFKCNVRRVVDYPNLWNYTRDLFQRPGVSDTVNFQHIKNHYYQSHVSVNPTGIVPMGPALDYEAAHDRDRFAEAA, encoded by the coding sequence ATGGGCTATCTCGACAACGGAGAGTGGATTTCCGACGACGACCCGCGCACCAACGACGACAAGGGCGCGTTCGTCCGCCGGGCCTCCGCCTTCCGCAACTGGGTCACGGCCGACGGATCGCCCGGCCCGAGCGGCGAGGGCGGCTTCGCGGCCGAACCGGACCGCTATCATCTCTATGTGTCGCTCGCCTGTCCCTGGGCCCACCGCGCGCTGATCATGCGCCGCTTCAAGAGGCTCGAGAGCATGATCGACGTCTCGGTCGTGCACTGGCTGATGCGGCAGGACGGCTGGACCTTCAAGTCCGGCCCGGGCGTCATTCCCGATCCGATCCAGAACGCCGACTTCCTGCGCGAGGTCTATGTCGCCGCCGACTCGAACTACACCGGCAAGGTCACGGTGCCGGTGCTATGGGACAAGAAGAACGGGACCATCGTCTCCAACGAATCCGCCGAGATCATCCGTATGTTCAACTCCGCCTTCGATCGCGTCGGCGCGAAAGCGGGCGACTACTATCCCGAACGGCTTCGGGGCGAGATCGACAGCGTCAACGACCGCATCTACGACACGGTGAACAACGGGGTCTACAAGTCGGGCTTCGCGACCAGCCAGGACGCCTACGAGGAAGCCGTGTCGGAGCTCTTCAAGAGCCTTGACTGGATCGAGGACATTCTGTCGAAGCAGCGCTTCCTGGTCGGCGACACCCTGACGGAGGCGGATATCCGCCTGTTCACGACGCTGGTCCGCTTCGATCCCGTTTATCACGGCCACTTCAAATGCAACGTGCGCCGCGTGGTCGACTATCCGAACCTGTGGAACTACACCCGCGATCTGTTCCAGCGGCCGGGCGTCAGCGACACGGTCAATTTCCAGCACATCAAGAACCACTATTATCAGAGCCATGTCTCGGTGAACCCGACCGGCATCGTGCCCATGGGGCCCGCCCTCGACTACGAGGCGGCGCACGATCGCGACCGGTTTGCCGAGGCGGCCTGA
- a CDS encoding LuxR family transcriptional regulator — protein sequence MESLEQVLEILERLRRARSVRDVAACVEDTLPRVGVAGYAIASLGADNTEQGRAILLERWDRAWMRTYRERAYLDVDPLLSCAERRVTPFSWSEVKATPTLSREGRAMFAEAQDHGLAGGMVFPIRSLAAPPAAVWFGGPREEVGSQATALLQVLAVNAHARLCGMVVHAVPAVPEKGGLTGRERECLQWCAEGKTSWEISQILSISQHTADWYLASATRKLAAANRLHATAEAIRRGLIS from the coding sequence ATGGAGTCACTGGAACAGGTGCTGGAAATCCTGGAGCGGTTGCGCCGCGCCAGGTCCGTGCGGGACGTTGCGGCGTGTGTCGAGGACACGCTGCCACGGGTGGGTGTCGCCGGATATGCGATCGCCTCGCTCGGTGCGGACAACACGGAGCAGGGCCGCGCCATTCTTCTGGAGCGGTGGGATCGCGCCTGGATGCGCACCTATCGCGAGCGGGCCTATCTCGATGTCGATCCGCTTTTGAGCTGCGCGGAGCGGCGGGTCACCCCGTTCTCCTGGTCGGAGGTCAAGGCCACGCCGACCCTCTCCCGGGAAGGCCGCGCCATGTTCGCAGAGGCCCAGGATCACGGTCTGGCCGGCGGCATGGTGTTTCCGATCCGCAGTCTGGCGGCGCCTCCGGCGGCGGTCTGGTTCGGGGGGCCGCGCGAGGAGGTCGGCTCGCAGGCGACGGCGCTGCTGCAGGTGCTTGCGGTCAACGCCCACGCCCGGCTGTGCGGGATGGTGGTTCACGCCGTGCCGGCTGTCCCCGAAAAGGGCGGCCTGACCGGGCGCGAGCGGGAATGCCTGCAGTGGTGCGCGGAAGGCAAGACCAGCTGGGAGATCAGCCAGATCCTCTCCATCTCCCAGCATACGGCGGACTGGTATCTCGCCTCCGCGACCCGCAAGCTCGCGGCCGCCAACCGGCTCCATGCCACCGCGGAGGCGATCCGCCGCGGCCTGATCAGCTAG
- the iaaH gene encoding indoleacetamide hydrolase codes for MKRTTSRRHETLSLRGAAAVGVAIGVLAATPALAQDDLRQMTVREAASALQAGDITSSELVEALTEAADANANLNAFITLDAAEARAAAAEADELRARGDGEDMPLLGVPLVIKDNIIVAGQPTTGGTPALEGFVSERDAPVIARLRDAGAIILGKTNMHELAFGITSDNARFGAVGNAYDPERSAGGSSGGTGAAVAARLAPGGLGTDTGGSVRIPAALNGIAGLRPTMGRYSAAGIVPISHTRDTPGPLARTVDDLVLLDGVITGTATELDPVDPSEIRLGIADSLVSGLSPEVAAVWNEATAKLEGAGVTLVSVALPDLMELNGKIGFPVALYEVARDLPAFLEQWDAGISLADVADQVASPDVQGVFGTFVMGDKKMPEEVYRAAIETFRPELQALYAETFTANRLDALVFPTTILAAPPIEGSGETVELNGEQVPTFPTYIRNTDPGSNAGLPGLTLPIGLTADGLPVGLELDGPAFTDRRLLAIGLGLEDLFGSLPAPDIATK; via the coding sequence ATGAAACGAACCACATCGAGGCGGCACGAGACCCTGAGCCTTCGGGGCGCGGCCGCCGTCGGGGTTGCGATCGGCGTGCTGGCCGCCACTCCGGCGCTTGCCCAGGACGATCTCCGGCAAATGACGGTGCGCGAGGCCGCCTCCGCCCTGCAGGCCGGGGACATCACCAGCAGCGAACTCGTCGAGGCCCTGACCGAAGCGGCGGATGCCAACGCGAACCTCAACGCCTTCATCACGCTGGACGCCGCCGAGGCTCGGGCGGCCGCGGCGGAGGCCGACGAGCTTCGCGCCCGGGGCGACGGCGAGGACATGCCGCTTCTGGGCGTCCCTCTCGTCATCAAGGACAACATCATCGTCGCCGGGCAGCCGACCACCGGCGGAACGCCGGCACTCGAAGGCTTCGTCAGCGAGCGGGACGCGCCGGTGATCGCCCGGCTGCGCGATGCCGGTGCCATCATTCTCGGCAAGACGAACATGCACGAGCTGGCCTTCGGCATCACGTCCGACAACGCCCGGTTCGGCGCCGTCGGCAACGCCTACGATCCCGAGCGGTCCGCCGGCGGATCGTCGGGCGGCACGGGTGCGGCGGTTGCGGCCCGGCTCGCTCCGGGCGGTCTCGGCACCGACACCGGCGGGTCGGTGCGCATCCCCGCCGCCCTCAACGGGATCGCCGGCCTCAGGCCGACCATGGGTCGCTATTCCGCCGCCGGCATCGTGCCGATCTCCCACACCCGCGACACGCCCGGCCCGCTGGCGCGCACCGTCGACGATCTGGTCCTGCTCGACGGGGTGATCACCGGCACCGCGACCGAGCTGGATCCGGTCGATCCGAGCGAGATCCGCCTCGGCATTGCCGACAGCCTCGTGTCCGGCCTGTCGCCGGAGGTCGCCGCCGTCTGGAACGAGGCGACGGCGAAGCTGGAAGGCGCCGGCGTCACCCTCGTCAGCGTGGCGCTGCCGGATCTCATGGAGCTGAACGGCAAGATCGGCTTTCCCGTCGCGCTCTACGAGGTCGCGCGGGATCTGCCCGCCTTCCTGGAGCAATGGGATGCGGGCATCAGCCTCGCAGACGTGGCCGACCAGGTCGCCAGCCCCGACGTCCAGGGCGTGTTCGGCACCTTCGTGATGGGCGACAAGAAGATGCCGGAGGAAGTCTACCGCGCGGCGATCGAGACCTTCCGGCCGGAGCTTCAGGCGCTGTACGCGGAAACGTTCACCGCCAACCGGCTGGATGCGCTGGTCTTCCCGACCACCATTCTGGCGGCCCCTCCCATCGAGGGCTCCGGCGAGACGGTCGAGCTCAACGGCGAGCAGGTGCCAACCTTTCCCACCTACATCCGCAACACCGATCCGGGCTCCAACGCAGGCCTGCCCGGTCTGACGCTGCCGATCGGCTTGACCGCGGACGGTCTGCCCGTCGGCCTCGAGCTGGACGGCCCGGCCTTCACCGACCGGCGCCTGCTGGCGATCGGGCTGGGACTGGAAGATCTCTTCGGCTCGCTGCCCGCGCCCGATATCGCAACGAAATAG
- a CDS encoding helix-turn-helix transcriptional regulator, which produces MLTTLDARDVRLVGELMTTLADCEDGERLRLRAGEILLDLFRADHFASYVWDPAAGVFDSRVFINMDPANLDTYAAYFQFRDPITLALKRHGRAAHVNEVMDQQSLEATEFFNDFLARDGLRFGMNYHGHVDLEHVGDLRIWRRRGRPNFERTDVALLDLIGPAFARAMRSARLLANHRREADRAARIGAAADRHGLTPRERDVAFALVAGGTDTQIARTCGIGVPTLRTHLSHMFAKTGTGSRAALIAALL; this is translated from the coding sequence ATGTTGACCACCCTGGACGCGCGTGACGTTCGCCTGGTCGGCGAGCTCATGACGACGCTGGCCGACTGCGAGGACGGCGAGCGTCTGCGCCTGAGGGCGGGCGAGATCCTGCTCGACCTGTTCCGGGCGGATCACTTCGCCTCTTATGTCTGGGATCCGGCGGCCGGGGTGTTCGATTCCCGAGTCTTCATCAACATGGACCCGGCCAATCTCGATACCTACGCCGCCTACTTCCAGTTCCGCGATCCGATCACCCTGGCGCTGAAGCGGCACGGACGGGCGGCCCACGTCAACGAGGTGATGGACCAGCAGTCCCTGGAGGCGACGGAATTCTTCAACGACTTCCTCGCCCGCGACGGCCTCCGCTTCGGCATGAACTATCACGGCCACGTCGATCTGGAGCATGTCGGCGACCTGAGGATCTGGCGGCGACGCGGACGGCCGAACTTCGAGCGCACCGACGTCGCGCTTCTCGATCTGATCGGTCCGGCCTTCGCCAGGGCGATGCGGTCCGCGCGGCTTCTGGCGAACCATCGCCGGGAGGCCGATCGTGCGGCCCGCATCGGGGCGGCGGCGGACCGTCACGGCCTGACCCCGCGCGAGCGCGACGTCGCCTTCGCGCTGGTCGCCGGCGGGACCGATACGCAGATCGCGCGCACCTGCGGCATCGGCGTGCCGACCCTGCGCACGCACCTCTCCCACATGTTCGCCAAGACCGGGACCGGCTCCCGCGCGGCCCTGATCGCGGCGTTGCTCTGA
- a CDS encoding MaoC family dehydratase, with protein MAKTFYGNFFEDFSVGMVIRHATPRTVTSGDVALYTGLYGSRFAVQSSDAFAHGLGYPHAPVDDLLVFHIVFGKTVPDISLNAVANLGYAGCRFLAPVYPGDSLYAVSEVIGVKENSNGKTGVVYVRSTGYKADGTEVLDYVRWVMVRKRDPDTPPPEPHVPELPAALDADALGNAVPLLDLDGWEPALAGSPFRYEHYEPGERIDHVDGMTIEEAEHQIATRLYQNTAKVHFNQHTEAEGRFGRRLIYGGHIISLARALSFNGLAPAFHVAAINGGRHVSPTFAGDTIYAWSEVIDRGEIPGRRDVGALRLRTIATKDRPCADFPDLDAEGRYDPSIVLDLDYWALLPLDG; from the coding sequence GTGGCGAAGACCTTCTACGGTAACTTCTTCGAAGATTTCAGCGTCGGCATGGTGATCCGCCATGCCACGCCGCGCACCGTCACGAGCGGCGACGTGGCGCTTTATACCGGGCTCTACGGGTCGCGCTTCGCGGTCCAGTCGTCCGACGCGTTCGCCCACGGGCTGGGCTATCCCCACGCCCCGGTCGACGACCTCCTCGTCTTCCACATCGTCTTCGGCAAGACGGTGCCCGACATTTCGCTCAACGCGGTGGCCAATCTCGGCTATGCGGGCTGCCGCTTCCTGGCGCCGGTCTATCCCGGCGACAGCCTCTACGCCGTCTCCGAGGTGATCGGCGTGAAGGAGAACTCCAACGGCAAGACCGGCGTCGTCTATGTCCGCTCCACCGGCTACAAGGCCGACGGCACGGAGGTGCTCGACTATGTGCGCTGGGTGATGGTGCGCAAGCGCGATCCGGACACGCCGCCGCCCGAGCCCCACGTGCCCGAGCTTCCCGCCGCCCTCGACGCCGATGCGCTCGGCAACGCCGTTCCGCTGCTCGACCTCGACGGCTGGGAGCCGGCGCTGGCCGGCTCGCCGTTCCGCTACGAGCACTACGAGCCCGGCGAGCGGATCGACCACGTCGACGGCATGACCATCGAGGAAGCCGAGCACCAGATCGCCACCCGGCTCTATCAGAACACGGCCAAGGTCCACTTCAACCAGCACACCGAGGCCGAGGGCCGGTTCGGCCGCCGGCTCATCTATGGCGGCCACATCATCTCGCTGGCCCGCGCGCTCAGCTTCAACGGGCTCGCCCCGGCCTTCCATGTGGCGGCGATCAACGGCGGGCGCCACGTCTCGCCCACCTTCGCCGGCGACACCATCTACGCCTGGTCGGAGGTGATCGACCGCGGCGAGATCCCCGGCCGCCGCGACGTCGGCGCGCTCCGGCTCAGGACGATCGCGACCAAGGACCGGCCCTGCGCCGACTTCCCGGACCTGGACGCGGAAGGGCGCTACGACCCGTCGATCGTGCTCGACCTCGACTACTGGGCGCTGCTGCCGCTCGACGGCTAG
- a CDS encoding RidA family protein codes for MTRRLISTGSPFEKKAGYSRAVVDGHWVFVAGTTGYDYASMTMPTDVADQARNAITTIENALADAGSSLADVVRARYYITDRAHADAVFEVLGAAFGEIRPAATLVICELLSPDMKVEIEVTARRKDARPGDRSG; via the coding sequence ATGACGCGACGACTGATTTCCACCGGTTCGCCGTTCGAGAAGAAGGCCGGGTACTCCCGCGCGGTGGTGGACGGCCACTGGGTGTTCGTGGCCGGAACCACGGGCTACGACTACGCCAGCATGACGATGCCGACGGACGTGGCCGACCAGGCGCGCAACGCGATCACGACCATCGAGAACGCGCTCGCCGACGCCGGCTCCAGCCTCGCCGACGTGGTGCGGGCCCGCTATTACATCACCGACCGCGCCCACGCCGACGCCGTGTTCGAAGTGCTGGGCGCCGCCTTCGGGGAGATCCGGCCGGCCGCGACGCTGGTCATCTGCGAGCTTCTGAGCCCGGACATGAAGGTGGAGATCGAGGTGACGGCCCGGCGGAAGGACGCGCGGCCCGGCGACCGCAGCGGCTGA
- a CDS encoding YqaA family protein: protein MLRRLYDKTLALAAGRHAPKALAGVSFAESSIFPIPPDALLIPMVIAKRERAWWFALICTVASVLGGAFGYLIGAVAFETVAEPILAFYGYAHKFEDFAARYNDYGAWIVFIAGLTPFPYKVITIASGATGLDFAVFMVASVLSRGIRFFVVAGLLYLFGPPIRAFIEKRLGLVFVVGVVLLVGGFVAAKFLL, encoded by the coding sequence ATGCTCCGCCGCCTCTACGACAAGACCCTGGCCCTTGCCGCCGGCCGCCATGCCCCGAAAGCCCTTGCCGGGGTCTCCTTCGCCGAGAGCTCGATTTTCCCGATCCCGCCGGACGCGCTCCTGATCCCGATGGTGATCGCCAAGCGCGAGCGGGCCTGGTGGTTCGCGCTCATCTGCACGGTCGCCTCCGTCCTCGGCGGCGCGTTCGGCTACCTGATCGGCGCCGTCGCCTTCGAAACCGTGGCCGAACCGATCCTCGCCTTCTACGGCTACGCCCACAAGTTCGAGGACTTCGCCGCGCGCTACAACGACTACGGCGCCTGGATCGTCTTCATTGCCGGCCTCACCCCGTTTCCCTACAAGGTGATCACGATCGCTTCGGGCGCCACCGGGCTCGACTTCGCCGTGTTCATGGTCGCCAGCGTGCTGTCGCGCGGCATCCGCTTCTTCGTCGTGGCCGGATTGCTCTATCTGTTCGGCCCGCCGATCCGCGCGTTCATCGAAAAGCGCCTCGGCCTGGTGTTCGTGGTCGGAGTGGTGCTGCTCGTGGGCGGCTTCGTCGCCGCCAAGTTCCTTCTCTAG
- a CDS encoding disulfide bond formation protein B, with amino-acid sequence MTPQSRQRLTTLAGLALLISAATILTAWGFELIGGYVPCPLCLQQRVPYYIGVPLTVVALWLAYTARITGARIVMALFAATMAYGLYLGVYQAGAEWGFWQGPTDCAPGDTSVRDAANFLQTLQTTRIASCTDPALRILGLSFAGWNAVVTLVLTLLGLVAALGRSNRT; translated from the coding sequence GTGACCCCCCAATCCCGCCAGCGTCTGACGACCCTCGCCGGGCTTGCCCTGCTCATCTCCGCCGCGACGATCCTCACGGCGTGGGGCTTCGAGTTGATCGGCGGCTACGTGCCGTGCCCGCTTTGCCTGCAGCAGCGCGTTCCATACTATATCGGGGTTCCGCTCACCGTCGTCGCGCTCTGGCTCGCCTATACCGCACGGATCACCGGTGCGCGGATCGTGATGGCGCTGTTTGCCGCGACCATGGCCTACGGGCTCTATCTCGGGGTCTATCAGGCCGGCGCCGAGTGGGGCTTCTGGCAGGGCCCCACGGATTGCGCACCCGGCGACACCTCGGTCCGCGATGCGGCGAATTTCCTGCAGACGCTTCAGACCACGCGCATCGCGAGCTGCACCGATCCGGCCCTGCGCATCCTCGGCCTGTCGTTCGCCGGATGGAATGCGGTGGTGACCCTTGTCCTGACGCTGTTGGGCCTCGTCGCAGCGCTTGGGCGGAGCAACCGGACCTGA